One Spinacia oleracea cultivar Varoflay chromosome 4, BTI_SOV_V1, whole genome shotgun sequence DNA segment encodes these proteins:
- the LOC110784754 gene encoding uncharacterized protein, which yields MVIDALGNNQEHLLNEEGNSVEEEPNDEAKNFIDLLKAAGDPLYEGRKLSVLEMASRIASLKCEFNLQHRCVDGFASLLNDAIPNNNQMGRTFNSTKKVLKGLELPHERIHTCPKGCLLFWKSDAQLDKCRVCGSDRYRKTAKGKLVPTKVLIYFPITPRLQRLYATKNISDDMTWHAKNPRVQNTFAHPSDSEAWKHLDTTFPNFASEPRNVRLGLCTDGFAPHGKFGSQYSCWPVILTPYNLPPSMCMKRPFMFLSLLVPGPKNPKGNLDVYMQSLIEELKQLWEVGAMTYDISSKQNFNLRAALLWTISDFPVYGMLSGWSTAGKKACPYCMDKSKAFWLEHGGKVSWFDCHRQFLSHDHPFRKNKTAFCKNKAENGMGPHIMCGEELWQCVKDLPKATDGPEALEKLKSAKKGWFKQSILWELPYWKDLLLRHNLDVMHIEKNFFDQLINTVMDVKDSTSDNTSARKDMDKHCKRRQLELVNGNQTMPKAPFALDKAQKKVLCEWVRDLKFPDAYASNLSRCVNLQACKLVGMKSHDCHVFMERLLPVALKELLPLHV from the coding sequence ATGGTTATTGATGCTCTTGGAAATAATCAAGAGCATTTGTTGAATGAAGAGGGTAATTCAGTTGAGGAAGAACCAAATGATGAAGCTAAGAACTTTATAGACCTTTTGAAGGCAGCTGGAGATCCATTATATGAAGGGAGAAAACTATCTGTGTTGGAGATGGCATCAAGAATTGCAAGTTTGAAATGTGAATTCAACTTACAACACAGGTGTGTGGATGGGTTTGCATCTTTGTTGAATGATGCGATTCCAAATAACAACCAAATGGGCAGAACTTTCAATAGCACAAAGAAGGTTCTTAAGGGCTTGGAACTTCCTCATGAGAGGATCCACACATGCcctaaaggttgtttgctcttcTGGAAAAGTGATGCACAGTTAGATAAATGTAGAGTATGTGGAAGTGATCGGTATAGGAAGACTGCAAAGGGCAAGCTTGTTCCAACAAAAGTTCTAATCTATTTTCCAATCACACCGAGGTTACAAAGGTTGTATGCTACGAAGAACATTTCAGATGATATGACTTGGCATGCCAAGAATCCCCGAGTTCAAAACACCTTCGCACATCCTAGTGATAGTGAAGCATGGAAGCACTTGGATACAACCTTTCCTAATTTCGCATCAGAGCCACGAAATGTCAGGCTTGGTTTATGCACGGATGGATTTGCCCCCCATGGTAAATTTGGATCCCAATACTCATGTTGGCCAGTTATTCTTACACCATACAACTTGCCTCCATCGATGTGTATGAAAAGACCATTCATGTTCCTTTCTTTGCTCGTTCCCGGTCCTAAAAATCCTAAAGGAAACTTGGATGTGTACATGCAATCTCTCATTGAAGAGTTGAAACAGTTATGGGAGGTTGGGGCTATGACTTATGACATCTCAAGCAAGCAGAATTTCAACCTCCGCGCGGCCCTTTTGTGGACTATTAGTGATTTTCCTGTATATGGCATGCTATCTGGATGGTCCACTGCTGGAAAGAAGGCCTGCCCGTATTGCATGGATAAAAGCAAGGCCTTTTGGCTTGAACATGGAGGTAAAGTTTCATGGTTTGATTGCCATCGACAATTCCTTTCACATGATCACCCTTTTCGAAAGAATAAAACAGCtttctgcaaaaacaaagcTGAAAATGGCATGGGTCCGCATATAATGTGTGGAGAAGAATTGTGGCAATGTGTGAAGGACTTGCCTAAAGCAACTGATGGTCCTGAAGCTCTTGAGAAGTTGAAGAGTGCCAAAAAGGGTTGGTTCAAACAAAGTATTCTATGGGAACTCCCATATTGGAAGGATTTGCTTCTTCGTCACAACTTGGATGTCATGCACATTGAAAAGAACTTTTTTGACCAACTCATAAACACTGTGATGGATGTGAAAGACAGCACCTCGGACAACACTAGTGCAAGGAAAGATATGGATAAACATTGTAAACGTCGGCAATTAGAGCTTGTAAATGGAAATCAAACCATGCCAAAGGCACCTTTTGCACTTGACAAGGCTCAAAAGAAGGTGTTATGTGAATGGGTTCGAGACTTGAAATTCCCGGATGCTTATGCTTCAAACTTGAGCAGGTGTGTTAATCTTCAAGCATGCAAGTTGGTTGGAATGAAGAGCCACGATTGTCATGTCTTCATGGAGAGGCTACTTCCGGTTGCTTTGAAGGAGTTGCTTCCCTTGCATGTTTAG